ttcgtgaaacatgttgcataatgatttttttcatattcattttttcaataagtTCCACGGAATAAAATATCAAGATAATTTGAGTTTCAAAAGCGAAAAACCAGCAAGCAACCAGTTCCATGAACGAAACTGGTTTCATAAGGAGAAAAACCATTGTAAAAGTCTCGTTaagacaaaaattaacatgcaacaaatttcaggaagaaaaaatcaatatacttTATGCTTCACGAGCAATAAATCAGCATTCAACAAGTATCTCGAACAAACAAAAGCCAAAATGTAACACGttgcaagaagaaaaatatcaagatataacaagttttaagaaagaaaaaaaaatctacgtaCAAggagtttcacgaagaaaaactaaaagtacAATAAATTTTACAAGGAAAAATAAGCTTGCAAGAGGTTTCATGAAGAAATAATTAACTTACAAGttgtttcatgaaaaaaatgacCTGTCTATCCTTTAGTATAGGTTTCGTTCCTCAAAAGCTTACCTCCTAGTCAAAAATTCGAATAAAGCCATTTCAAACAAACATAAGCACGGCCGAAATTCCTTAGCTCGCAGACACAGACAAATGTTAACCCGGATACGGCGGTTTCCGAAATATAATTGTAAGAGTCATGAAAATGAGCATGTATTCGATATTTAGTCTCACTAGTGACAGAGAAAAGTAGAGAAGTAGAAAAGTAGAAATTGAAGCTGAAGTGGCACCAGCATCTGTAGAATCACAGAGCATGGCTTCACCAgccaagaaggaaaagaaagcaaaggCTCCAAAACCAGCTAAGGCTGCAAAACCTAAAGGGGATAAAAAGGTCAAGGCACCAGCAAACCACCCAAAATACGTGGAAATGATTATCAAATCCATTGCTGACCTGAAAGAGCGTGGGAGATCTAGCCGTCAGGCcattctcaaatacataatgGCCAATTTCCAGGTTGGTAATGATGCCAAAGTTGTGAATATGCATCTTAAGCAAGCTTTGAAGCGTTGCCTTGCAAATGGAATTGTTATAAATCCCAAAGGTACTGGCGTAACTGGTTCTTTCAAGCTTGCAAAGCCTGTCAAGGCCGAAAATTCCAAGGCTATAAAGCCTGCCAAGCCCAAAGCTAAGAAAACTTCAGTCAAGAAAACAACCAAACCTACTGCAGTGAAAAAGTCAACTTCAGCCAAAAAGGCTACCAAGTCAATGGCTGGTAGCAAGAAGCCTGTAAAGGTTTTCAAGAAACCCACTGTTGCCAAAATCAGTAGCAGCAAAGAAATCGACACCCAAGAAGAGGCCGTCAGTCAAGAAAGCTCCCGCCAAGAAAGTGGCATCTAAAAAGTCAGTAGCTAAGAAACCAGCTAAAAAGTAATGTGTGCAATAAGTTATCCTGCAGTATCAAACAGCCATTTTCAGGGCTACCAAAGCAAATGCTCGAAACTTTCTGTTCAGAAAGTTATAATgctataaatttcaaattttgactctcTACTTTTCACTTTCAAGTATAATTTAGCTGTTGTTTCACCCCCAAAAATACGTtgtataatattttcttttgcattttaGCGCTATTGCCGTCTAAAAAACTCCATATTAAAGACTAGATTTGACGGCTGGCTCATTAGGTTCAATCTTGTTATTAAAGTGCTCACAttgataaatatacaaatatatcgCCATAGCCGAATGGGTAGAGCGGCACCTTCAAATCGCGGTAGCGGAGGTTCCATTCCCGACTAGGCTAATCAATGATAACTAATATGATTAtatcaatcaaaaataataacagattAAAAGTAATTATAGGCTACAACAGAAATATGatataattaaattatgtttttgcttAAGACAAAATAACTTTTGTTTTGAATAGATTCATGAAGGAAGTGTAAATCATGAGAGTTGAAGCTTCATTCCAACTAGGCTTATAAATAGTAGTACTATTttaaaggttaggttaggttaggtaaaataacacaaatttaaatatttttgctaaatttcttttttcaaatctttgacaaaaaagaaaaggtttgatacaaaaaatttagactctaaaaattactgtttttgttggtaaagttttcttttttaacaatacaagacatgaatcgcaatctttgcaaaaacaaaacagaaggaACACAGATTACGTAAAAATAACTCGCtagcctctgagcagaaattgttcgcccaggtagagcggttcccTGAATATAAGTTAAAAGATAGTCTTTGATTAAAGTCAGTTGTTTTCGCGGCgctcttgaaggagcaagtacTTTGGTATTATTGATGCTACTGATAGACAAAGGTAGTTGGAACTGTAAATTGAAGTTGAGGCCGAAAACATTTGAAGGGAATTTGAACATAGACCAATCAAAGACTAACTTAAAAGTTAGTCTTTGATCTAAGACAGTTGCTTAAACGGCGCTATTGAAGGAACAAGTACACTTTTGCTATAGATGCTATTGCTAAATTGTAATGTAATTGTAAATTATGAGAGTTGAAGCTTCATTCCAACTAGGCTTATAAATAGTAGTACTATTttaaaggttaggttaggttaggtaaaataacacaaatttaaatatttttgctaaatttcttttttcaaatctttgacaaaaaaaaaaggtttgatacaaaaaatttagactctaaaaatgactgtttttGTTGGTAGACTTTTGCTATAGATACTATTGAAAGACCAAGGCAATTTCAACTGTAATTGGAGTTGGGCTCTACAACATATGAAGAGGATTTACGTCAAAAGTCTTTGATTAAAGTCAGTTGTTGTCGCGGCgctcttgaaggagcaagtacTTTGGTGTTATTGATGCTACTGATAGACGAAGGTAGTTGGAACTCTAAATTGAAGTTGAAGCCGAAAACATTTGAAGGGACTTTGAACATAGACCAATCAAAGACTAACTTAAAAGTTAGTCTTTGATCTAAGACAGTTGCTTAGGCGGCGCTATTGAAGGAACAAATAGACTTTTGCTATAGATGCTATTGAAAGACCAAGGCAATTTGAACTGCACCATGGAGTTGGGCCCGACAACATATGAAGAGGATTTACGTCAAAAGTCTTTGATTAAAGTCAGTTGTTGTCGCGGCgctcttgaaggagcaagtacaTTGGTGTTACTGACGCTACTGATAGACGAAGGTAGTTGGAACTGCAAATTGAAGTTGAGGCCGAAAACATTTGAAGGGACTTTGAACATACACcaatcaaagactaactttaaagttagtctttgattAAAGACAGTTGCTTAGGCGGCGCTATTGAAGGAACAAGTAGACTTTTGCTATAGATGCTATTGAAAGACCAAGGCAATTTGAACTGTACCATGGAGTTGGGCCCGACAACATATGAAGAGAATTTACGTCAAAAGTCTTTGATTAAAGTCAGTTGTTGTCGCGGCgctcttgaaggagcaagtacaTTGGTGTACTTGCTATTGGTAGACTTTTGCTATAGATGCTATTGAAAGACCAAGGCAATTTGAACTGTACCATGGAGTTGGGCCCGATAACATAAAAAGAGGATTTACGTCAAAAGTCTTTGATTAAAGTCAGTTGTTGTCGCGGCgctcttgaaggagcaagtacaTTGGTGTACTTGCTATTGGTAGACTTTTGCTATAAGTGCTATTGAAAGACCAAAGCAATTTGAACTGTACCATGGAGTTGGGTTCGACAACATATGAAGAGGATTTACGTCAAAAGTCTTTGATTAAAGTCAGTTGTTGTCGCGGCATtcttgaaggagcaagtacaTTGGTGTTACTGATGCTACTGATAGACAAAGGTAGTTGGAACTGTAAATTGAAGTTGAGGCCGAAAACATTTGAAGGGACTTTGAACATAGACCAATCAAAGACTAACTTAAAAGTTAGTCTTTGATCTACGACAGTTGCTTAGGCGGCGCTATTGAATGAACAAGTAGACTTTTGCTATAGATGCTATTGAAAGACCAAGGCAATTTGAACTACACCATGGAGTTGGGCCCGACAACATATGAAGAGGATTTACATCAAAAGTCTTTGATTAAAGTCAGTTGTTGTCGCGGCgctcttgaaggagcaagtaaaaaatagcgacgaagaccacactgcctttccataacaaacaaatacaacgtagaaacaacagggaaagttttttcaagacaatggaaattatttatgtagatatttcggccctatgtccaagggccgtcttcagcacaatacaatactatatatatatataaaagaacttacatcaaattgtgagaattaaaactgaatataaaaacacttattaaaacaattttttttaaaaatatagccctagcatccttacttcagcgaagttcaaccaggactggcgaaaagaatgaaatgaagaaatataaactcattcaaactaaagagaataaaatgattagatgcaatttcttaaagctaatcttgcttgtttagcagcctgtctcaaaggccttttcgtagttggttcagtactattataaattggtttagtaaaatattttgttagatcatttttaattaaatttgagtataaagaatttagtgagtattcccccaagtccctgttcaaagaaatatttttattgattttgagattaatttcaattgattctcgaaccacctgttttattcccaaatcattacttatgagtgaagagttttcaaaaagtatcatgtgggacggattattaaaaatatgccaacctagagcagaatcaaaggaattgttggaaccatttgaaattaaggccttgtctatgtcatttttatgctgatgtaaccttttgtctagattctgatgggtcctgccgacatagtattttccgcaatcacagggtatttgatagacccctctttggcgagtaactggggtcttatctttacccgaatttaagaaattgatgattttaaaattatttgtaaaaactacgtacagattattttttgtgcaaatattttttaattttgttgtaatctttgggatatacggaagatagacaatatttgagggcttatcaatagcctcacattgtgaagtatcttcttcgattttacaagaatgtctttttattctacggctaattattttatttacaaaaggaatggggtatccattaccaaaaagaatatctctgataaaatttatttctgcatttatatatgaatgggagcaaatatttagggcacgatcaatgagggaaattacaactgctcttttaacttgtggggggtgatttgaattaaagtgaagatatctattgttttgtgttggctttcgatatatagtaaaatccagttcatcagctttacgaataattaatacatctaaaaacggtagtttattttcaatttcaacttcaagggtgaactgcaaatttcggtcataagtgttaagatgatctaagaagccccgaagttcagcttccccataattccaaagtgaaattacgtcatccatataacgaccccaatagacatgttttagaaaataagaattcaatgcccaattctcaagattctcgacgtaaatatttgctagtagcccggataaaggtgcccccatgggtaatccatttttttgctgataaaaagaatcgcgaaattgaaaatacatagaaaacttattacaaattttaacaagagtcattaaaacttcacaatcaattcctgtcgctgaagtctcgatcaagtggtatttcttcagagagaaaatcgttggaaacttttttgctggaaaacctgtccaccgttgattttgctcaagttgttagattagaaaggaatttgtttagccacgattttcgcttgtccaaggaacgcctctataaaaaattagagggcttacgaaatgaatcttcgatgagaaaccgtatttattctccaagattcactcctgggcctgctatcgttaacctctcttctaaaacattggaaccccaggaaatcgaaacactagaaaaaggtccaaaattttcttttctaccgaaacaagttcctgtggcagatatagtttcctctctagagtccgctttgcataaacactatccttctgtctctaacccggatgaagttagatctggtctaataaatatcctctataatagccaaaaaaagtttaagcctcctactaattccacaccggaaaatctgcatgacataaaaatactatctaatctccgaaaagatccttctattataataactaaagcagacaaaagcaattcacttgttgtaatgaatacaacagactatgacaacaaaattttttcgcatttaaatgacacaattacatatcaaacaataactcatgatcctactgatcagttcactaataatattataaatgaattaaagcagctaaaacaaaatggtaaaatcaccccacaactatacaataaattttttccccgtggtagtttctgtcctaaactctacggtttaccaaaaatacataaacagggtattcccttaagacctattgtggcttgtactaaagctcccgctgccaatattggaaaatagctttgtgcagctttcaaacctttattgtattctcaaaattcctatattcataactcggcagatttgattaaaaaacttagcaacacaagtatttcagaaaacacaatagttagtagtttcgacattgtttccatgtacacaaatatagatgtaactatttcagaggaattattaaaacacaaaatagaagaaaattaccacttgatcgagacttcagcgacaggaattgattgtgaagttttaatgactcttgttaaaatttgtaataagttttctatgtattttcaatttcgcgattctttttatcagcaaaaaaatggattacccatgggggcacctttatccgggctactagcaaatatttacgtcgagaatcttgagaattgggcattgaattcttattttctaaaacatgtctattggggtcgttatatggatgacgtaatttcactttggaattatggggaagctgaacttcggggcttcttagatcatcttaacacttatgaccgaaatttgcagttcacccttgaagttgaaattgaaaataaactaccgtttttagatgtattaattattcgtaaagctgatgaactggattttactatatatcgaaagccaacacaaaacaatagatatcttcactttaattcaaatcaccccccacaagttaaaagagcagttgtaatttccctcattgatcgtgccctaaatatttgctcccattcatatataaatgcagaaataaattttatcagagatattctttttggtaatggataccccattccttttgtaaataaaataattagccgtagaataaaaagacattcttgtaaaatcgaagaagatacttcacaatgtgaggctattgataagccctcaaatattgtctatcttccgtatatcccaaagattacaacaaaattaaaaaatatttgcacaaaaaataatctgtacgtagtttttacaaataattttaaaatcatcaatttcttaaattcgggtaaagataagaccccagttactcgccaaagaggggtctatcaaataccctgtgattgcggaaaatactatgtcggaaggacccatcagaatctagacaaaaggttacatcagcataaaaatgacatagacaaggccttaatttcaaatggttccaacaattcctttgattctgctctaggttggcatatttttaataatccgtcccacatgatactttttgaaaactcttcactcattagtaatgatttgggaataaaacaggtggttcgagaatcaattgaaattaatctcaaaatcaataaaaatatttctttgaacagggacttgggggaatactcactaaattctttatactcaaatttaattaaaaatgatctaacaaaatattttactaaaccaatttataatagtactgaaccaactacgaaaaggcctttgagacaggctgctaaacaagcaagattagctttaagaaattgcatctaatcattttattctctttagtttgaatgagtttatatttcttcatttcattcttttcgccagtcctggttgaacttcgctgaagtaaggatgctagggctatatttttaaaaaaattgttttaataagtgtttttatattcagttttaattctcacaatttgatgtaagttcttttatatatatatatagtattgtattgtgctgaagacggcccttggacatagggccgaaatatctacataaataatttccattgtcttgaaaaaactttccctattgtttctacgttgtatttgtttgttaaggAGCAAGTACATTGGTGTTACTGATGCTACTGATAGACAAAGGTAGTTGGAACTGTAAATTGAAGTTGAGGCCGAAAACATTTGAAGGGACTTTGAACATAGATaaatcaaagactaactttaaagttagtctttgatcTACGACAGTTGTTTAGGCGGCGCTATTGAAGGAACAAGTAGACTTTTGCTATAGATGCTATTGAAAGACCAAAGAAATTTGAACTGTACCATGGAGTTGGGCCCGACAACATATGAAGAGGATTTACGTCAAAAGTCTTTGATTAAAGTCAGTTGTTGTCACGGCgctcttgaaggagcaagtacaTTGGTGTTATTGACGCTGCTGATAGACAAAGGTAGTTGGAACTGTAAATTGAAGTTGAGGCCG
This is a stretch of genomic DNA from Artemia franciscana chromosome 18, ASM3288406v1, whole genome shotgun sequence. It encodes these proteins:
- the LOC136038439 gene encoding histone H1-delta-like, producing the protein MASPAKKEKKAKAPKPAKAAKPKGDKKVKAPANHPKYVEMIIKSIADLKERGRSSRQAILKYIMANFQVGNDAKVVNMHLKQALKRCLANGIVINPKGTGVTGSFKLAKPVKAENSKAIKPAKPKAKKTSVKKTTKPTAVKKSTSAKKATKSMAGSKKPVKVFKKPTVAKISSSKEIDTQEEAVSQESSRQESGI